CCCGCCGGGGCGGCGGTCGCGGTGGTCCTCGGCGCCGTCGCGGTCACCGTCCTCGCGGTGCTGGCGCCGGCGTTCACCGCCTCCCGGGTCGCCCCGCTCGAGGCGCTGCGGGCGGCGAACACGACCGCCGGCCGGCGGGGCATCGGCGGGCTTCGGCTGGTGGGTGGGCTACTGCTCGTCTGCGGGGCGGTCCTGGTCGCCGCCCTGGCGATCGCCCGGCTGCCGAAACCGCAGCAGGAGGAGTACTCGGCGATGCCGGTGCTGCTCCTGCTCGTCGCGTCCGGCGCCCTGGCGTTCTTCGCGCTGGTGGCGCTCGGGCCGCTGCTGGTGCGCCCGGTGCTGGCCCTGGTGGGCTGGCCGCTGCGCCAGCTCGGGCCGGTCGGGCGGCTGGCGGTCGGCGGGGTCGGCGGCACCCCGCGCCGCGCGTCCGCCGTCTCCGTGGTGGTGGCGCTCGGCGTGACCCTGATCGCCGGCGTGGCGGTCGGTGGGGCCTCGCTGCGCACGCTGATGGACCGCGAACTGGCGCTGTCGGCGCCCGCCGACATCGAGGTCACCACCGCACCGGGCGCCACGCTGCCCGATCAGGTGGTGACGCGCGCCCGGGCCGCCGAGGGCGCGCTGGCCCGGGTGGTGCCGTACCGGCGGGTCGACGGGTTGACCCTCCGCCGGGGCGCCGAGCGGTTGGGAAACCCCGAGTCCGCCTACACCGGGACCGACCTGGACGTGGCGGCACTGCCGACCACGGACCAGCTCGACGTGGCGCAGGGCCGGCTCGCCGACCTCGGGCCCGGCCGGATCGTGCTCGGTGACTGGGTGGCCCGGGACACCGGCCTGCGGGTCGGCGACCAGGTCTCCCTCGCGGTCGACGCCCGCACCACCGACGTACGCGTCGTGGCGGTGCTGCCCGACACCGGTCCCCTGCACGCGGGGGTGCTCGCCGACCGCACCGACTTCGACCGGCTCGGCGTCGCCGCCGGGTGGTCCGGGCTGCTGGCCGACGCGGCGCGCCCCGGCGAGGACGGCCGCACCGCGGCGGTGCAGGGGCTGCGACAGGCGATCGGCGGCGCCGACGGGGTCGGTCTGGCCGTCCTCGCCGACTCCCGCGACCGCGACGGCGAGGTGCTCGCCACCATCGTCTGGATCGCGGTCGGCCTGGTCAGCCTCACCGTGATCATCGCGGTCGTCGGGGTCGGCTCCACCACCGCGCTGTCGGTTGTGGAGCGGGTGGGCGAGTCGGGGCTGCTGCGCGCGGTCGGCCTGTCCCGGGGCGCCCTGCGCACCATGCTGACCGCCGAGTCCGGCCTGTACGGGCTG
This genomic stretch from Micromonospora krabiensis harbors:
- a CDS encoding FtsX-like permease family protein, with the protein product MRTPVLRTQLSAAARRPGRLLLTGLAILVAAFVVFGTVLAQQITERTARDNLSGTPAATDLVVGDPQGPPPPVATLARVRSVPGVAEAAARLEVGLGVNGSFVNLEADPGRGPLSTARLREGSYPDAPGEMAVTPRTAQRLGLTVGSVVTATDVQTTPVRITVTGLVDTAEDGGFNAYAPEDVVIALGGATEVTRIDLRVAPGESAETLRQRVAAVLPADVALRTGGEVRQQEADEAASQVGALFALVGMFVAIAVVAAALVVTSTFRIVFAQRMRQLALLRAVGAHRGALVRALTAEGALTGLVAGVVGVAGALAVGHAVPPILRAAGRAVSSPGVPAGAAVAVVLGAVAVTVLAVLAPAFTASRVAPLEALRAANTTAGRRGIGGLRLVGGLLLVCGAVLVAALAIARLPKPQQEEYSAMPVLLLLVASGALAFFALVALGPLLVRPVLALVGWPLRQLGPVGRLAVGGVGGTPRRASAVSVVVALGVTLIAGVAVGGASLRTLMDRELALSAPADIEVTTAPGATLPDQVVTRARAAEGALARVVPYRRVDGLTLRRGAERLGNPESAYTGTDLDVAALPTTDQLDVAQGRLADLGPGRIVLGDWVARDTGLRVGDQVSLAVDARTTDVRVVAVLPDTGPLHAGVLADRTDFDRLGVAAGWSGLLADAARPGEDGRTAAVQGLRQAIGGADGVGLAVLADSRDRDGEVLATIVWIAVGLVSLTVIIAVVGVGSTTALSVVERVGESGLLRAVGLSRGALRTMLTAESGLYGLIGATIGLLLGVPYAWLAVRALGISAPLTLPVLPLVGLFVALIALTALAGVLPARRASRISPVAALGVDG